The sequence CGTTCCAGTCACCCACGATCATGGCCCGCTGGGTGGGCAGGTTGGCGTCCATGTAGCTCTTGAGCCAGCCGGCCGCCGCCATCCGCCGCTGGTACTCCTCCGTGCCCGCGAGCGCCTTCAGGTGCACGACGATGGCGGTGAGGTCCACGCTGGAGGAGCCCCGGGTGACGCGCAGGTCCACCCGCAGCGGCGGCCGCCCGGCGAAGTCGAAGTCCTGCGCCCCCAGGATGACCTCCGCCTTCAGCACCTTCACCACGCCCGACTTGAAGAGCACGCCGAGCTTCTGCTCGCTGGGGGTGTAGTAGCCCGTGCCCGAGGACACGCGCACGCTGTCGTCCGAGAGGAAGCCGTCGTACCCGGGCAGCCGCGCCTTCAATTCGTTGAACTGCGGCGTGCTGACGATTTCGCCCAGGCCCCAGAAGTCCACGCCCGCGTCCGCCAGCACCGCCTGGGCATTGGAGAGCTGCAGCGGGTCATCCGAGGGTCCGTAGGTGGTGTCGCCGAACCACTCGATGTTCCAGTTGCCCACCGACAGCGGGAAGGAGTTGGGCGGAGGGCCCGCGTCGGGCTGCTCTCCCGGGCCCACCACCTCCAGCCCGCGCCACGCCTCGGACGTGGCTCCGCTGGCGTCCTGCACGCGCAGGGTGAAGTTGAACAGGCCGCGCCCCTGCGGCACGCCGCTGAGGATGCCCTCCGTGCTGAGCGACAGGCCCGACGGCAGCTGTCCATTCGCCACGGACCAGCGCAGCGGCGGCCGGCCTCCGGAGCAGGCAAAGACATACGAGTAGTTGGTGCCCACGACGGCGCCCGGCGCGGCCTCGGTTCCCAGCACGGGCGCGGGCCACACCTTCATCGTCCAGGTGTGGGTGTCATCGCTGCCCACCGCGTCCCGGACGCTCACGGTGAGGTTGAACTCGCCGGACTCGGTGCCCGGGCCCGTCAGCTTCGCGTCGGCGCTGTTGAAGGTGAAGCCCGGCGGCGGCTGGCCCACCAGCGAGTACGTCAGCGGCGCGGCACCCCCGGTGGCCGAGAGCTGCGTCTCATAGGCAACGCCCACCGTGGTGGGCGTCAGCTCGATGGTGGGAAGCCGGGGACCGTCCGTCGGGTCTCCGCGACCTTCGGGACAGGCACAAAGCAGGGCGAGGACGGCGACCGTCCCGACCAATCGGGCAGACAACATGTCAGCGGGCTCCGGCGTGGGCTTCGGTGGGGTGGCCCGAAGCGCCCACCACTCTAGCGCTACCCCGCGCCGGCTTGCACGAGGCGCGTGAGACATGTCTCGCTTTGTCTGATGGCTGGGGCAATCAGCGCTGCCGTCGTGCGTGACTCCAAACAGGCCCGGGAAGGTTTTGCGCCCCAAACGAGCGCACGGTGCCATGATTCGTGGATGGGGGGCCCCGCTGCCCCACGGAGGACACAGCAATGGCCGAGAAGTGGGACAAGCAGCTGATGGACTTCCTCAAGCGCACCGGTGACGAGCTCAAGCGCACCACCGACGACCTGCGCGGCGAGGCCGAGCGCCTCCTCAAGGAGGTGAAGGACCCGCAGAACCAGGCCAAGGTGAAGGAGGGCCTGGAGCAGCTGCGCACCTGGGCCGCCACCACCAGCAAGGTGGCGACGGAGAAGATTGAAACCGCCGTGCGCCAGGTCGAGGGCGCCGTCGAGCGCGCCTTCAAGCCCGAGGAGTCCGGCCAGAAGACCGAGGCCCCGAAGGCCAGCGCGCCCTCCAGCGCCGCTCCCGCCGAGGCTCCCAAGGCCGAAGCCCGCGCGTCCGCGTCCAAGAAGGCGGGCCCCAAGTCCATCGGCCGGAAGAAGGCGGCCGCCAAGGGCTCCGCCTCCCGCCCTGCAGCCAAGAAGGGCGCCGCGGCTTCCAAGAAGACGATTGGGCGTGCAAAGAAGCCCACCGCGGGAACGTGAAGTTCCGCTGCGCGTGAAGCCAGCCCGCTCGTACCCCAGGTTGGGTTCTTCCAGTTGTTACCCTGAGTTGGAACGGCCCCGGGGTGCATGACATAGTGCGCGCCGTGGCCGGCTCGAACGAGAAGGGCAGCATCCAGGCGGACATCGGGCAGGACGTCATCGACGCGGCGGTCCGCAGCGTCGAGCGTCAGATGGACGAGGACGACGAGGTGACCGTCATCGAGGTGGAGGCCCGCGGGGCTTCCGCCGACGAGGAGGTCGCCGGCGACGCCCCGCCGCCCGAGGAGAGCGCGAGCACCCCCGCCGCCGAGGCGACGCCCGAAGAGGTGGCGGCGCTGCGCCAGGAGGTGGAGTCCCTCAAGGCCCAGCTCGAGTTCAGCCAGGCCAAGGCCCGCGAGACGCTGGAGCGCCTGCGCGAGACGCACGAGCGCACCAAGGACGCGCAGGAGCGCACCATCCGTGCCGCCGCGGACCTGGAGAACTACCGCAAGCGCGCGCAGAAGGAGAAGGAGGAGGTCCAGCGCTTCGGCTCGGAGAAGCTGCTCAAGGACCTGCTCCCCGTCCTGGACAACCTGGATCGCGCGCTCGACGCCGCGGCCAAGTCTCCGGACATCGACAGCTTCCAGAAGGGCGTGGCCATGACGCGCAAGTCCTTCGAGGACGCGCTCGCCCGCCACGGGGTGAAGGCCTTCAGCGCGAAGGGCCAGCCGTTCGACCCGCGCATGCATGAGGCGATTCAGCAGGTGGAGACGGCGGACGTGCCCGCCGGCCACGTGGCCTACGAGGTCGTCCGCGGCTTCTACCTGAACGAGCGCCTGGTGCGTCCGGCCATGGTCGTCGTCGCGCGCGCGCCCGCCGAGGCCCCCGCGCCTGCCGCCAATGAGTCCGCGGAGGCCGCGCCGGCCGCCGCGTCCGCAGCCGAGGGGACCACTTCTGTTCCCCCGCAGACCCAAGATTCTTCCGGGGGGAGCCAGTAAACCGTCATGGGCAAGGTGATTGGAATCGACCTTGGGACGACCAACTCGTGCGTCTCCGTCATGGAGGGCGGCGAGCCGGTGGTCATCCCCAACAGTGAAGGCAGCCGCACCACGCCGTCCATGGTGGGCTTCACCGACTCCGGTGAGCGCCTCGTGGGCCAGATTGCCAAGCGGCAGGCCATCACCAACCCGGAGAACACCGTCTTCGCGGTGAAGCGGCTCATCGGTCGCAAGTTCGACTCGCCCGAGGCGAAGAAGGCCATCGGCGTGAGCTCGTTCCGCGTGGCGCCCAGCCCCAACGGCGACGCGTGGGTGGAGATTCGCGGCAAGGGCTACAGCCCGCCGGAAATCTCCGCCATCGTGCTGATGAAGATGAAGCAGACGGCGGAGGACTACCTCGGCGAGCCCGTCACCGAGGCGGTCATCACCGTTCCGGCCTACTTCAACGACAGCCAGCGCCAGGCCACCAAGGACGCGGGCCGCATCGCCGGCCTCAACGTGCTGCGCATCATCAACGAGCCCACGGCCGCGGCCCTCGCGTACGGCCTGGACAAGGTGAAGGACGGCGGCACCGAGCGCATCGCCGTCTACGACCTCGGCGGCGGCACGTTCGATATCTCCATCCTGGAGCTCAACGCCGGCGTCTTCGAGGTGAAGAGCACCAACGGCGACACGTTCCTCGGCGGTGAGGACTTCGACCAGCGGCTCATCGACTACCTCGCCAAGCGCTTCGCCGAGCAGAACAACGGCCTGGACCTGCGCAAGGACCGCATGGCCCTCCAGCGCCTCAAGGAGGCCGCCGAGCGCGCCAAGCACGAGCTGTCCAGCGCGCCGGAGACGGAGGTCAACCTCCCCTTCATCACCGCCGACGCCAGCGGCCCCAAGCACCTCACCGAGACGGTGGACCGCGCCACCTTCGAGGCGCTGGTGGCGGACCTGGTGGACCGCACGATTGAGCCCTGCCGGATTGCGCTCAAGGACGCGGGCGTGACGGCGCAGCACATCAACCAGGTGCTGCTGGTGGGCGGCATGACGCGCATGCCGCGCGTGCAGCAGAAGGTGAAGGAGTTCTTCGGCAAGGAGCCGCACAAGGGCATCAACCCGGATGAAGTCGTCGCCGTGGGCGCGGCCATCCAGGGCGGCGTGCTCAAGGGCGAGGTGAAGGACGTCCTCCTGCTGGACGTGACGCCCCTGTCGCTGGGCGTGGAGACGGCGGGCGGCGTCTTCACCAAAATCATCGACAAGAACACCACCATCCCCTGCAAGAAGAGCCAGGTGTTCTCCACGGCGGTGGACAACCAGCCGCTGGTGAGCGTGCACGTGCTCCAGGGCGAGCGCGAGATGGCGGCGGACAACAAGACGCTGGCCCGCTTCGAGCTCGTCGGCATTCCTCCCGCGCCGCGCGGCGTGCCGCAGATTGAGGTGTCCTTCGACATCGACGCCAACGGCATCGTCCACGTCAGCGCCAAGGACCTCGGCACCGGCAAGGTCCAGCAGGTGCGCGTGGTGAGCAACTCCGGGCTGTCCGAGGCGGAAATCCAGGGGATGATTGCCGACGCCCAGTCGCACGCGGCGGACGACAAGAAGAAGAAGGAACTGGCGGAGCTGCGCAACAACGCGGACGGGCTCATCTACACGACGGAGAAGAGCCTGGAGGAGTACGCCAACCTCCTGTCGGAGAAGGACCGCGAGGAAATCAAGTCGGACCTGGAGCGGCTCAAGGGCCTGCTCAACACCACCGACGCCACGGCCCTGAAGGACGCCTTCCAGCGCCTGGAGGGCAGCGCCTACCGCATCGCCGACGCCATCTACACGGGTCAGGCGAGCTGAGTCGTCCGGGGTCTCCACCGGGCGCGTGCAATCGTTCACGCGCCCGGGCGTAGACTGTGGCAACCCCGCGGTCCGCCCGAGGCACCCCCCCATGGATCATCTCGCAGAGTCCATCACCACCATCCTCGTCGTTGGCATGGTGGTGGGCATCCCCATGCTGGGGCTCACGGTGCGCTTCTCCCTCAAGCCGCTGGTGGATGCCTTCATCCGCCTGCGCGAGGCGCAGCTCGGCTCCACGGACACGGTGCTGCTGCGCGAGCGAGTCGCCTACCTGGAGCGCGTGCTGGAGGCGCACGGCCTCCTGGACGAGCGTCAGATTCTGCCGTCCCGCCAGGGCACGCCCGAGCGTCTTCCCTCCAACGTCCCGCTGAAGGACCGCGAGCGCGTCTAGCGTTGGCTTCGGGCGTCCCGCGAGCGCGTGGAGCCCTCCGCGCTTTGGCCCGTCCCGTCCCCTCAGTCAGTGCCCGGGTGGGACTGCCGGTGCGGCACTCGCGCGCGTGTGTCCGCCTCTCACGGCCCTGCGGGGTGTACGGGGATACCCCGTCTTCCAGGCATGTCACCCACGGGTGTTGAATGGGGCCCGTGGAATTTCCCTCACTGCAGACGGAAGTGGCCTTCCTGCGTGGCCTGGTGGCCGTCCACCGGATGGCGGACGACATCCTGGAGGACTGCCTGGAGCGCGGCCTGGACTTGGACTCCGGGCTGGACGTGTTCCTCACGCAGTGCGCGCGGATGGTGCATGCGCCCGCGGGCTTCGTGTCGCTGCGTGGGACGCAGGGCCCGGTGCTGACGCGCGTGCTGGGTGATTTGGGCGTGGACGTCTTCGAGGCGGCGCGCTGGATGGGGCCCCACCGGTTGGATGACGGGCGGATGCTCTTCTGCACCCGGCTTACGCTGGGGAAGCTGGACCTGGGCGGCCTGGGGCTGGTGGTGGAGGGCGGCTTCGAGGACGGCGGTGGGCTGGTGATGAAGCTGGTGGAGGCCATCGGCGAGCAGCTCGACTCGGCGGTGCTGGGCTTCCTCGCGCTCACCGACGGGCGCAGCGCGCTGGAGCGGCTGGACGAGCTGGCCCTGGACGAGACGCCCGTGCCGCGCGGCCGCATCGGCCGGTACGAGGTGGTGACGCCGCTGGGCACCGGTGGCATGGCGCAGGTGCTGGTGGCGCGGGCGCGCGGGCCGGAGGGGCTGGGCCGGCTGGTGGCGCTCAAGCGCATCCTCCCGCACCTCACCGCGGACCCGTCCATCATCCAGCAGTTCCTGGACGAGGCGCGCATCGGCCTGCGGCTGTCGCACCCCAACCTCGTCCACGTCTACGACTTCGGCGAGGCGCAGGGCGCCTACTACATCGCCATGGAGCTGGTGCGGGGCGTGGACCTGGACCGGCTCATCCGCGCGCTCAAGGGCCCGCTGGAGCCGGCGCACGCGGTGGCGGTGGTGGTGCAGGCGCTGCAGGGGCTCCAGGCCGCGCACGGCCTGCGGGGCGAGGACGGCGCGCCGCTGCACCTCGTGCACCGGGACTTGTCTCCTCACAACCTCATGGTGGGGTTCGACGGGCGGGTGAAGGTGCTGGACTTCGGCGTGGCGAAGGCGCGCGCGCAGCGCACGGTGACGCTGCCGGGCATCGTGAAGGGCAAGCCGCTCTACATGTCGCCGGAGCAGGCGCGGGGCCAGCGGCTGGACGCGCGCAGCGACTTGTTCGCCATGGGGCTCATCCTCTACGAGGCGCTCACCGGGCAGCGCGCGTTCGACCGGGGGGACGAGCTGGCCTCCATGCAGGCCATCTGCGACGAGCGGCTGACGCGGCCGGACTCGCTGCCCCGGCCGCTGTGGGACGTGCTGGAGGTGGCGCTGGCCAAGCGGCCGGAGGCGCGCTTCGGCAACGCGCAGGAGATGGCGGACCGGCTGTCGGACGTGTGCCGCCCGGCGAAGGACGTGGAGCTGTCACGGCTCACGTCGAGGTACTTCCCGGACCGGCTGCGCGAGTTCAACCGCATGGACCGCACGGAGGCCGCCGGAAGGCCCGGCGTCCCGTCCGTGGAGAACGAGGAGACGCAGGTGCGCCCCGCGCCCCGGAAGTCCGCGCGCTGAGTCGCGGACTGCCGGCCGTGGCGGCTCAGTAGCCGCGCTTCGACGGGTCGTCGGGAGGCGACTCGAGCGAGCGCGCGCCCTCCACGTCGCCTTCGGTGCGGATGCTCACGTCCTCGCGGCGGAGGTTCTCCGCGACGCGGCGCTCCTCCTCGATGGCGTCCTTGTGGATGACGACCTCCTCGTCCACCACGGCGCGCTTCTGGACGTCCACCTCCTCGGCGCGCAGCGGGACGACCACCGTCTCCTCCTGGAAGGTGGCCCCCATGGCCGGGCGCTCCGGCGTCACGTCGCGGCGCTCCACGCGCACGCGCTCGCGACGCACCGGCACGTCCACCACCTTCTCCTCCTCCACCACGTCCTTCTTCACGCGTACCTCGCCGGCCTGCTTCTCGCGCTTGGTGACGTCCAGCTCCTCCTTCCGCACGGGGATGGAGACGTCCTCCGAGCGGCCCGTCATGGTGCGCTCGCTGCCCACGCGCGTGTCGCCGCCCAGGCCGCTGCCCGACAGCGTCGTGTCCGGCATGGCACCCAGGCCCCGGGTGTCCGCGCCCATGCCCAGGCCCGTCGTGGTGGTGGGCGTGCCATAGCCTGTCGCGGCGCCCTCGGCGGGGACTCCCACCGCGCCGGGGCCTACGCCCGCCCCGCCGCCCAGGCCTGCTGTCGCGCCGGTGTCCGTGGCGTAGCGGCCCGCCTCACGCGACAGGCTTTGCAGCGCCTCCTTGCCGTGGTTGAGGATGATTTCGTCCGAGCGGATGTCACTGACCTCGGAGTACCGGACGAGATAGTCCTTCGGGAAGAAGAGGCCCTTCTCGATGTGGAACTCGGTGTCGCCCACGGCGAAGACCTTGCCGAGCTTCTCGCCGTCGATGCTGCGGACGACCATTCCCTCTCTCACGTCGCTGCGCTGGTACATGGCTGGCTCCTGATGACCCGGGTGGGGTGGGGGCCGGAGCGCGTGGGCCCCCATGGCCCTGGTGATGGCCCGCTCCGTGCGCCTGCTTGCGGCCACGACGGGCCCGCGTCCCGGTCTTCAATCCGGAAGGTGGGAGCGGGTGGGCCAAACGACAGTGGACGGGCGGTGGCGCCAGGGGGCTCGCTCATGTGGCTGCCCGCCCGAACGCAGGCCCGCCTCCCTGCTCGCCCTCGGGGCGGGGAGCGAGCGCGGCGGGTGGGCGTCCCCGTGCGAGGGGTTTCCCCGGCGCACGGGCCCACCCCACCTTCGTACGCGCACGGCACCGGGCGTACCTACGCACGAGACGGAGACCTCGATGGGCACCGAGCAGGAGAGCACGCTACACGGACGTTGGAGCGGGTTGCTGCTGAGCGGCGCGGCGGCGGGCCTGGGAGCGCCCCTCATGCTGAGCGGCCTGCGCCGTCTTCTTCAGGTGAAGCCGGAGCGCTCTCGAGCCCGCGTGGGCTTGAGGGTGGGCGCGCTGGCCGCGCTGGTGGCAGGAGGGCTCGCGCGCCGCTGGCGCCACGCCCATGCCGCGCACGGGACACACCCGGCGGACGGCGGCCCGCTCGGGCTGGAGCAGGATGGCGGCGCCGCGCACTGGACGGAGCACGCGGCGGACGGCACCCCGCTCGGGATGAAACCTGGAGTGGATGGAGGCGCCACGCGCTGCTTGGAGCACGCGAGGGATGGCACCGCGCTCTGGAGGAGGCACGTGGCGCACGGCACCGCGAGCACTCCGGAGCCGGACCTGTCCCAGGAGGCGTTGGAGGAAGCCGAGCTGACGGCGGACCGGCGCAGGGAGGCGCGACGTCGCCGCCTGGCGGCGCTGGGGCAGCATGCGGCGGCGCACGTGGAGGCGCCGTCTCCGGACGCGGCGCTCCGGGCCCTGGAGCGCAGGCACCGGCGCGGGCCCAGCGGTAGGGAGCAACCCTGGCACGAGGCCTCGCTTACCCCCGGGTGAGCGCCGGGGCCCGAGAGGAGCAGCGGATGCGCACGGACGTAAAGGAAGGGATGCGGGTCTTCACGGCGGACGGGGTGAAGCTGGGCACCGTGGTGGGCTGCGGCGAGGACACCTTCGTCGTCGAGCGCGGCCTTTTGCGCTCGCGGGACTACGTGGCCGGCTATGGCGACGTGGTGGAGGTGACGGACGGCGAGGTGCTGCTCGGCCTCACGAAGGACCAGCTGAGTCCCGGTCCCCTCGCCCGCGGGGAAGGGGATGTGGAGTCGCGGGCCGGCTACGTCGTGGACTCGAGAGACCTCGTCATCCCCCTGGCCCGCGAGGAGGCCCAACCCCGGGCCGTGCTCCGCGACGTCGGACAGGTGCGCATCCGCAAGGTGGTGCGCACCGAGGTGAAGCACTTCTCCATCCCCGTGCGGCGCGAAGAACTGGTGGTCGAGCGGGTGAATGCGGAGGACGTGCGCGCCGGGAAGGCGGACGAGCGGACGCTGCCGGGCGTGGCGCCCTTCGAGGAGGCCACCTTCGTCATCCCCCTCTATGAAGAGCAGGTGGAGTTCACCAAGACGGCCCGGGTCTGGCAGGAGCTCGCCGTCTCCAAGTCCACCCAGGAGGAGCTGCGCCAGGTGCACACCACCGTTCGCCGGGAGACGGCGGAGGTGGAGGAGCGGGGCGAGGTACTCCACGAAGGCCCGGTGGACGGCCTGCACTCCTGACTGACGCACTGCACGCAGCGTGTGGGAGTGGGCGGGCCCGGGCTGCGAGCTTGACCCATGGAGAGGGCTCCCCTAGAAAACCGGGGCTTTGCCGTCACATCCCCCTTGGAGGGAAGCCCCGCATGCGACGCCTTGCCCCGATGCTGCTCGCCGCGCTCGCCGTCTTCGCGGCTGCGTGCGAGAAGAAGACGCAGCCCGCACCCTCCGGTGAAGGAGGCTCGCAGACCGCGCAGCAGGGACAGCAGAAGCCCGCCACGCCTCCGGGCGGAGGCGAAGTCCCCGCTGGCTCCGACGTCATCCTCCTGGGCGAGGTCGGCGCGCTCAGCGGCGGCCAGGCCACCTTCGGCATCTCCACCCGCGACGGCATCGACCTGGCCCTCAAGGAGGCCAACGCCGCGGGCGGCGTGAAGGGCAAGAAGCTGGCCGTTCGCGTCTACGACAACCAGAGCAAGCCCGAGGAGGCCGCGCAGGCCACCACGCGCCTGGTGACGCAGGACAAGGTGGTGCTCATCCTCGGCGACGTGGCCTCGTCCAACTCGCTGGCCATGGCGGAGAAGGCGCAAACCGCGGGCGTGCCCATGATTACGCCCTCCTCCACCAACCCCAAGGTCACGGAGACGGGTGACTACATCTTCCGCGTCTGCTTCATCGACCCGTTCCAGGGCTTCGTCATGGCGAAGTTCGCCCGGGCGAACCTGAAGCTGAACAAGGTGGCGGTGCTCCAGGACAACAAGAGCGCGTACTCCATCGGCCTCACGGACGTCTTCACGCGCAAGTTCACGGAGATGGGCGGCAAGATTACGACCACGGAGAGCTTCAGCCAGGGCGACACGGACTACCGCGCGCAGCTCACCGCCATCCGCAAGACGCAGCCGGACGCCATCTACGTGCCGGGCTACTACAGCGAGGTGGGCGTCATCGCCCGCCAGGCGCGCGAGGTGGGCCTGCGGGTGCCGCTGCTGGGCGGTGACGGCTGGGACTCCTCGAAGCTCTTCGAGCTGGGCGGCAGCGCCATCCAGGGCAGCTACTTCTCCAACCACTACTCGCCGGACAACCCGGACCCCAAGGTCCAGAAGTTCATCGCGGACTACAAGGCCGCCTACGGCAGCGTCCCGGACGCGCTGGCGGCGCTGGGCTACGACGCGGCCCGCGTGGCGATTGCGGCCCTCGAGCGGGCCAAGGACCTGAGCGGCCCGGCCGTGCGCGACGCCATCGCCCAGACGAAGGACTTCCCGGGGGTGGCTGGCACCATCACCCTGGACGACAAGCATAACGCCGTGAAGTCCGCCGTCGTCCTCAAGGTCGGGGACGGCAAGACCGAGTACGTCACCACCGTCAACCCCTAATGGCGCAGCTCCTCCAGCATCTCATCAACGGTCTGGCCGCCGGCACCATCTACGCGCTCGTCGCGCTCGGCTACACGATGGTGTACGGCGTCCTCAAGCTCATCAACTTCGCCCATGGCGACGTCATGATGGTCGGCGTCTACATGGGCTATGCCACCGCCTTCGCGCTCGGGCGCGAGGTGCGCAGCTCGCTCGTGGGCGTGGCGCTCATCTTCGCCGTGGCCATGCTGGGCTGCGCGCTGCTCGGCTTCCTCATCGAGCGGTTCGCGTACCGGCCGCTGCGCGAGAAGCCCCGGCTGACGGCGCTCATCACCGCCATCGGCATCTCCTTCGCGCTCTCGTACGGCTTCCAGCTCGACATCGGCTTCTTGCCCGGCGCGTCCCCGCGCGCCTTCCCGGAGGTCATCGAGCCCAGGGAGTGGATTATCATTGGTGACCGCGACGTGGTGGTGTGGAACTGGCAGGTCATCAGCTTCCTCATCGCCGTGGTGCTGATGGTGGGCCTCCAGTACCTCGTGTTCCGCACGCGCTTCGGCCGGGCGATGCGCGCGGTGTCCTGGGACCACCGCGTGGCGGCGCTGATGGGCATTCCCACCGACCGCGTCATCGCGCTGACGTTCATGCTCAGCAGCGCGCTGGCGGCGGGCGCGGGGCTGCTCTACGCCATCAAGGACACGTCGGTGAGCCCGCTGATGGGCCTGTACGTGGGCCTCAAGGCCTTCGTGGCGGCGGTGATTGGCGGCATCGGCCACGTGCCGGGCGCGGTGGTGGGCGCCCTGGTGCTGGGGCTGGTGGAGGAGTTCGTCGTGGGCTACGCGGCCAGCACCTGGCGTGACGCGGTGGCCTTCGGCTTCCTCATCCTGGTGCTGCTGGTGAAGCCGGGCGGGTTGTTCGGCCGCGTCGCGGCGGAGAAGGTCTGATGGAGACCCCGGCCCTTCCGGTCCCCGAGTCGCGCTCCGCCATTCCTCCCGCGCTGCGCGGCGTCTTCCCCGTGCTGGTGGCGCTGCCCGTGCTGGCACTGTTCCAGTGGGCGCTCAGCGAGTCGCCCTTCGCCGTCTACCTCCTGTCGGTGATTGGGGTGAACATCATCCTCGCGGTGAGCCTCAACATCGTGAACGGCATGACGGGGCAGTTCTCCATCGGCCATGCCGGCTTCATGGCGGTGGGGGCGTACATCTCCGGCGTGATGTCGCTGAACCTGAAGGAGGTGGCGCTGTCCTTCCTCCCGGTGGCGGCCAGCGACCAGGTGCTCTTCACGGTGGCGCTACTGGTGGGCGGACTGGCCGCCGCGGCCTGCGGCTTCCTCGTGGGCCTGCCGTCGCTGCGCCTGCGCGGTGACTACCTGGCGATTGTCACGCTGGGCTTCGGCGAAATCATCCGCGTGGTGGTGCAGAACACCAACGCGTTCGGCCGCGCGCTGGGCCTGTCCGGCATCCCGCAGTACTCCAGCCCGTACATGGTCTACTTCTGGGTGTTCATCGTGGTGCTGGCGGCGCGGCGCATCGCCGGCAGCAGCCACGGCCGCAGCCTGTGGGCCATCCGCGAGGACGAGGTGGCCGCCGAGGCCATGGGCGTGGACACCACCGGCTACAAGGTCCGCGCGTTCGTCATCTCGTCGTTCTTCGCGGGCATCGCGGGCGGGCTGTTCGCCCACTTCGTGCCCATCATCAACCCCGGCTCCTTCACCTTCGTGAAGTCGATGGAAATCGTCGTCATGGTGGTGCTGGGCGGCCTGGGCTCCACCACGGGCGCCATCGTCGCGGCCATCTTCCTCACGCTGCTGCCGGAGGGCATGCGCTCGCTGTTCAACGCGCTGGGCGCGGAGGGCAGCCTGGCGCAGAAGGTGGACCAGATTCGCATGCCTGTGTACGGCATCCTGCTGGTGGTGCTGATGCTGTCGCGGCCGCAGGGCCTCTTCGGCACGCGCGAAATCTGGGACGTGCTGCCGCGGTGGCTTCCGCGCAAGCGCAGGGGGCTGTCGTGAGCGCGGTGCTGACGAGTCAGGAGACCCGGCCCCCGCTGCT comes from Pyxidicoccus parkwaysis and encodes:
- a CDS encoding lamin tail domain-containing protein, whose product is MLSARLVGTVAVLALLCACPEGRGDPTDGPRLPTIELTPTTVGVAYETQLSATGGAAPLTYSLVGQPPPGFTFNSADAKLTGPGTESGEFNLTVSVRDAVGSDDTHTWTMKVWPAPVLGTEAAPGAVVGTNYSYVFACSGGRPPLRWSVANGQLPSGLSLSTEGILSGVPQGRGLFNFTLRVQDASGATSEAWRGLEVVGPGEQPDAGPPPNSFPLSVGNWNIEWFGDTTYGPSDDPLQLSNAQAVLADAGVDFWGLGEIVSTPQFNELKARLPGYDGFLSDDSVRVSSGTGYYTPSEQKLGVLFKSGVVKVLKAEVILGAQDFDFAGRPPLRVDLRVTRGSSSVDLTAIVVHLKALAGTEEYQRRMAAAGWLKSYMDANLPTQRAMIVGDWNDDVDVSTTTNPDTGSKYDTPFRNFVNDTERYTFITQAMSLAGIGSTAGRNTFIDHQLATNEMASNYVANSAQVLRPAIASYSSSTSDHYPVISRYDFGQAARALKVTAPNGGETLTAGTTYAITWTATGVDTVKLQYSVDNGTTWRDVVASVSAATGRYTWTVPSDNSGGARVRVVDTRDATFFDASDSTFVLNHASAQVIINEYLPQPNNAPGTTTPDYDQMFVEVLNTGSTAVDISGWKLHDDKSYSGAEPVRHVFPAGTVLQPGKAYVVYGGASAVPSGVSNVAYASGGDGLRFNRGVNVGSSGDTVYLVLPDGTVQDSNYYRDTYQGTSYNRSPDASGTGTWVLHTTLSSTLTASPGKRANGSAF
- a CDS encoding transcriptional regulator — encoded protein: MAEKWDKQLMDFLKRTGDELKRTTDDLRGEAERLLKEVKDPQNQAKVKEGLEQLRTWAATTSKVATEKIETAVRQVEGAVERAFKPEESGQKTEAPKASAPSSAAPAEAPKAEARASASKKAGPKSIGRKKAAAKGSASRPAAKKGAAASKKTIGRAKKPTAGT
- the grpE gene encoding nucleotide exchange factor GrpE, producing the protein MRAVAGSNEKGSIQADIGQDVIDAAVRSVERQMDEDDEVTVIEVEARGASADEEVAGDAPPPEESASTPAAEATPEEVAALRQEVESLKAQLEFSQAKARETLERLRETHERTKDAQERTIRAAADLENYRKRAQKEKEEVQRFGSEKLLKDLLPVLDNLDRALDAAAKSPDIDSFQKGVAMTRKSFEDALARHGVKAFSAKGQPFDPRMHEAIQQVETADVPAGHVAYEVVRGFYLNERLVRPAMVVVARAPAEAPAPAANESAEAAPAAASAAEGTTSVPPQTQDSSGGSQ
- the dnaK gene encoding molecular chaperone DnaK; the protein is MGKVIGIDLGTTNSCVSVMEGGEPVVIPNSEGSRTTPSMVGFTDSGERLVGQIAKRQAITNPENTVFAVKRLIGRKFDSPEAKKAIGVSSFRVAPSPNGDAWVEIRGKGYSPPEISAIVLMKMKQTAEDYLGEPVTEAVITVPAYFNDSQRQATKDAGRIAGLNVLRIINEPTAAALAYGLDKVKDGGTERIAVYDLGGGTFDISILELNAGVFEVKSTNGDTFLGGEDFDQRLIDYLAKRFAEQNNGLDLRKDRMALQRLKEAAERAKHELSSAPETEVNLPFITADASGPKHLTETVDRATFEALVADLVDRTIEPCRIALKDAGVTAQHINQVLLVGGMTRMPRVQQKVKEFFGKEPHKGINPDEVVAVGAAIQGGVLKGEVKDVLLLDVTPLSLGVETAGGVFTKIIDKNTTIPCKKSQVFSTAVDNQPLVSVHVLQGEREMAADNKTLARFELVGIPPAPRGVPQIEVSFDIDANGIVHVSAKDLGTGKVQQVRVVSNSGLSEAEIQGMIADAQSHAADDKKKKELAELRNNADGLIYTTEKSLEEYANLLSEKDREEIKSDLERLKGLLNTTDATALKDAFQRLEGSAYRIADAIYTGQAS
- a CDS encoding serine/threonine-protein kinase, with the translated sequence MGPVEFPSLQTEVAFLRGLVAVHRMADDILEDCLERGLDLDSGLDVFLTQCARMVHAPAGFVSLRGTQGPVLTRVLGDLGVDVFEAARWMGPHRLDDGRMLFCTRLTLGKLDLGGLGLVVEGGFEDGGGLVMKLVEAIGEQLDSAVLGFLALTDGRSALERLDELALDETPVPRGRIGRYEVVTPLGTGGMAQVLVARARGPEGLGRLVALKRILPHLTADPSIIQQFLDEARIGLRLSHPNLVHVYDFGEAQGAYYIAMELVRGVDLDRLIRALKGPLEPAHAVAVVVQALQGLQAAHGLRGEDGAPLHLVHRDLSPHNLMVGFDGRVKVLDFGVAKARAQRTVTLPGIVKGKPLYMSPEQARGQRLDARSDLFAMGLILYEALTGQRAFDRGDELASMQAICDERLTRPDSLPRPLWDVLEVALAKRPEARFGNAQEMADRLSDVCRPAKDVELSRLTSRYFPDRLREFNRMDRTEAAGRPGVPSVENEETQVRPAPRKSAR
- a CDS encoding YsnF/AvaK domain-containing protein, with translation MYQRSDVREGMVVRSIDGEKLGKVFAVGDTEFHIEKGLFFPKDYLVRYSEVSDIRSDEIILNHGKEALQSLSREAGRYATDTGATAGLGGGAGVGPGAVGVPAEGAATGYGTPTTTTGLGMGADTRGLGAMPDTTLSGSGLGGDTRVGSERTMTGRSEDVSIPVRKEELDVTKREKQAGEVRVKKDVVEEEKVVDVPVRRERVRVERRDVTPERPAMGATFQEETVVVPLRAEEVDVQKRAVVDEEVVIHKDAIEEERRVAENLRREDVSIRTEGDVEGARSLESPPDDPSKRGY
- a CDS encoding YsnF/AvaK domain-containing protein, whose product is MRTDVKEGMRVFTADGVKLGTVVGCGEDTFVVERGLLRSRDYVAGYGDVVEVTDGEVLLGLTKDQLSPGPLARGEGDVESRAGYVVDSRDLVIPLAREEAQPRAVLRDVGQVRIRKVVRTEVKHFSIPVRREELVVERVNAEDVRAGKADERTLPGVAPFEEATFVIPLYEEQVEFTKTARVWQELAVSKSTQEELRQVHTTVRRETAEVEERGEVLHEGPVDGLHS